The window GCCGCTGCCTGGTGTCTTGATTCGCCATGCGCGCAAACGCGGGACTGCGGAAGAGGTTTCTATCGTTCTGGAGGTTCAGGGTGCCAGATTTTCGGAACCTGTTGCTGAAGTAGTGCCATCGATGCCGCGATCTGCTCGCGAGAACGGCGCAGCATTTGTCGTGTCGCCTGGCTTGCATCGAGCTGGTGCATTTTCTGCCGGTCGAGATACGCCTCGAATTCCTCGCTGGTGAGCATGACAAGCTCCCGTGTTGCCGCCCATTCGCAGACTAGGTCGAGAGACGATTGAGGACCGCTCAGAAGTGAACACATCGCGGGATGGCCGCCTGCGGGCTTTCGACCCAGCCGGTCTCAGGGTCCGCGCTTCTGCGTGACGAGCCGCAGCGCGATGCCGTGCTGCCAGGCGCGCACCCTCACGGCGGCTTCGCTGCGACCAAGCTCGCCGGCGATCTCGTCCGGCCGCCAGCCGGCTTCGGCCAACGCCTTCAGCCGCTCATGCTCTTCCGCTGTCCACTTCTTCAACAACGGGTAGCGTGATTGCATGGTCGGAAGCTGTCTCGCCTGCGGGATCGATGCAGGCGACAAGCGCGCGAAACGGGCGAAGTTCCTATCGGACGTTGCCATGAGATCTGCGACGGGGCGTCCCGCAGATGGGCCGACGACGGCGCTCGCTCAGATCCAGACGTCCTCGTCGCACGAGTCGCACCGATAGATCAGGATCGAGCAATCGCGCCTCACATCGAAGATCGAGGTCAGGCAGCGCGTATCCCTTTCGCATTTGGGGCACGCCGGCCTTGGCTTGTAATGGTGATCCGGCCGCGTTGCCGGGCCTGCTTGCTGTTCACTGCTCATCTCATTCCTCGTTGGAGGACTGAGTTCCTAAGTACCAAAGTGGACATCCGTTCCAATCACGCGGGTGGCGCTTCGAATAGAAGAGAGGGCCTGGACGCCGCATGATCGCGCGCGCTGATCATCGGCTTTGTCCTAAACGATCAAGCGGGTTTGTCCTGAACGATCAAGCCGGCTTGCTGTTGGCGGGTCCCCCCCCCGCAGTTCGTCCAGGCTCTCGACGGTGCAGATGCGCGCGGCGCGGCGGGCCAGCTCGTCGTAATTTTGCGCCACCTTGCGCAGCACGTCCCGCGTCTCGGGATATTCGCAATTGTCCGCCTTGGTGCGGAATTCTTCCGCCCGCATCCGCCAGTAGCGCGGAGGGTGCATCCGCTCGGCTCCCATGGGCCACTCCCCTCGATTGGTCCAACTGTTCATGTTTCTTAATGAAGAGCACGTCCGGGAGTTCCCGCGCAGATGTTCCGATTCCGATCACACGTGCAGATTGCGCAGGGATTGCAGCTGACGACGACAGCATCTCGCGGGAAAGATCGACTTTAGTTCAAATGCAGCAAGGCGGATTCGGCAGGATGCAATGGGTTCGCGCCATGCTGGAACATGTCCCTTGCGACAGACGCAACGGGATAGCTCGGAGAGACCGTCGATGTATGTCGTCGCCGCCGCGTTGCTGGTGCTGTCGGGACTGTTCTACTCCGCGAGCCATCACGAGATCGGCTCGTTCGGCGTGACCATGTGCACCTATGGCAGTGCGTTCTGCGACAACCCGCTGATCGTCTTTTCCGGCGCCGCGCTCGCCGGCGCCTGGGGCATGTTCGTCAGCATCAAATAGTCCGACCGCACGCGCTCAGGGACAAACGTCACGCCGGCGTACGTGCGGGGTTGTCGGTTTGCGCGACGGCCGGCCAGGCAGTCCTCGCGCTTGGGATGCGCGCAAAAGCGGGCACCCGGGAATTCTTCGATGATGCACTTATACAGTGTTTTGCCCGACGAGTCAAACTAAGATTCGCTTTATCAGAAATGAGCGAAGAGCGCGTTACGCGTGGCCCGGGAACCTTGTTCCCTCCTTAGCATTTGTGAAGGACGCGCCCCGACCGAGGTCCCTCCTGCCATGACCGACAGTGCCCTCACCCCGACGAAATCCGCGCCGACGCTGTTGCAAAGGCTGGGGCCGGGTCTCGTCACCGGGGCGGCCGACGACGATCCGTCCGGCATCGCCACCTATTCGCAGGCCGGAGCGCAATTCGGTTACGGACTGCTCTGGACGGTGTTTCTGACCACGCCGTTCATGATCGCCATCCAGCTCGTCAGCGCCCGGATCGGCCGCGTCACCGGCAAGGGGCTCGCCGCCAACGTCATGCAGATCGCGCCGCGCTGGGCGGTGCTGTCGCTGGTCGCCATGCTCGTCGCCGCCAACACCTTCAACATCGCAGCCGACATCGCCGCGATGGCGGAGGCGCTCTCGCTCGTGATCGGCGGCCTCAACCACGAGCACGCGCTGATCTTCGCGGCGGGCTCGACCCTGCTGCAGGTGTTCCTGCCCTATCGGCGCTATTCGCCGGTGCTGAAATTTCTCACCTTGGCGCTGTTCGCCTATGTCGCGACCGCCTTCACCGTCAAGATTCCGTGGAGCACGGCGCTGCTCGCGGCGGTGTGGCCGAAGACGAATGTCAGCGCGGACTATTTCATGATGGTCGTCGCCGTGCTCGGCACCACGATCAGCCCGTATCTGTTCTTCTGGCAGGCCTCGCAGGAGGTCGAGGAGATGAACCAGGGCAAGCGCGACAAGCCGCTGCGCGAGTTGAAGCGCGGCGGCAGTCCGGAGCTGGCGCGCATCCGGGCCGACACCCTCTCCGGCATGCTGCTCTCCAACGGCATCGCCTTCTTCATCATCCTCACCACCGCGTCGGTGCTGCACGCGAATGGCGTCACCAACATCAATTCGGCGACGGAGGCCGCCGAAGCGCTGCGGCCGCTCGCCGGCGACTTCACCTTCGCCCTGTTCGCGACCGGCATCATCGGCACGGGACTGCTCGCGATTCCGGTGCTGGCGGGCTCGGCCGCTTACGGCGTGGCGGAGATCTTCGGCTGGCGCGCGACGCTGGAGGCGAAGCCCGACGAGGCGGTCGGCTTCTACACCATCATCGCCGCGGCGACTGCGATCGGCTTCGGCTTAGGGTTCACCGGGATCGATTCGATCCACATGCTGGTCTGGAGCGCCGTGCTCAACGGCATCGTCGCCGTTCCGATCATGGCCATGATGATGCTGATCGTCTCGAGCAAGGCGATCATGGGCCGCTTCAAGGGCCGCTCATGGCTCGTCGCGCTGGGGTGGCTCGGCACCGCGCTGATGGCCCTGGCCGTGCTCGCTTTGCTCGGCTCGTCCGCGATCGGCTGACTAGCCTTGCGACAATAGCCGCAAAACGTCGCGTAAGGGCTGCAGCGGGCTTCACGCCGATCCGTGGTTGGCCTAACAATTGCGGCCAAGGCCGGGTCTACGACGAGGCTTCAAGAAAAAACAGAGCCCGGCCGGCGACAGGGAGCGACATGACCAGATCATCAAAAGCAACGAGTCTCGAAATTCTCGCCTGCGACGCCGGCTGGCGAAACTACCACTTCGTCAAGCTGACGACCGAAGACGGCATCGTCGGCTGGAGCGAATTCGACGAGGGCTTCGGCTCGCCCGGCGTCGGCGCTGCGATCCAGCGGCTGTCCGCCCGCGTCGTCGGGCAGAACGTTTTCCGGCACGAGCGTATCTACGCCGAGCTGTTCGCGGCCACGCGTCCCGCCGCCGGCGGCGTAGTGGCGCAGGCGCTCGGCGCGATCGAGAATGCGCTGCTCGATGCCAAGGCGAAGTGTCTCGGTGTGCCCTGCTACGAACTGCTCGGCGGCAAGATCCGCGACCGTGTCAGGGTTTATTGGTCGCATTGCGCGACGTGGCGGATCAATCATCCGTCCTGGTACAAGCCGCCGATCGAGAACCTCGACGGCGTCAAGGCAATGGGACGCGAAGTGCGCGAGAACAAGTTCACCGCGCTCAAGACCAACATCTTCTCCTACGACGACGGCAAGCCAACCGGTTGGCGACCGGGCTTCGGCTCGCCCTTCGCCCCCGAGATCAACGTCGATCGCAAGATCCTGCGCGACCTGCGCATGCATCTGGAAGCGATCCGCGACGGTGCAGGCCCTGAAGTCGACATCCTGCTTGACTGCAACTTCAACGCCAAGACCGAGGGCTATCTGGAGATCCTGCGCACCATTGCGGACCTCGACATGTTCTGGATCGAGATCGACAGTTTCAATCCGGAAGCGCTTGGTTACATCCGCAGGCAAAGCCCGCATCCGATCTCGTCATGCGAGACGCTGTTGGGATTGCGCGAATTCCTGCCCTATTTCCGCGAGCAGGCCATGGACGTCGCGATCATCGACACGCCCTGGAACGGCGTCTGGCAGTCGATGAAGATCGCAGCCGCTGCGGAAGCGTTCGAAGTCAACGTTGCGCCGCATAATTTCTACGGTCATCTTTGCTCGATGATGAACGCGCATTTCTGCGCCGCCGTGCCGAACCTGCGCATCATGGAGATCGACATCGATCGCCTCGCGTGGGACCGCGAGCTTTTCACGCATGAGCCCGAAATTCAGAACGGCCATTTGGTCATTCCGGACCGGCCCGGCTGGGGCACCGATCCGAACGAGGAAGCCCTTCGCGCGCATCCGCCGAAGACCAGCGGCGGATTGCTCAACTACGGCCGCAAGGGCTAGGGCGTCTTACGGCGTCACTGGATTGACGGTTGGGGACGTCTTTGGCCCCGGCCGCGCCGGCTCGATCGGTGATTTCGGTTCGGTCGGGAGAATTTTGGCGCCTGCGGCGCGCGCGGCTTCACCCGTGGTTGCGTACATCGCAACGTGGGCGGGCTGCGTCTTGGCCCGATTCCATGGTCCGTGATCGACGACGAGCATCGCAGCAATCGTCACCGCGGCCACAATCAACGCGATCACGCCGGGATGGCGAAGCGCTGAGGACATGGAATTTGCGAAGCGATCCGTTGCCATCGTGGAATCCATAGGTTTTTCCTCTCGCAGGTTAATGCAATCGGGTCCTGCGAGTTCCGCCCTTGGTCAATGCAAGTTCCAAGCGGGAACCTGAGCGCCACAAGGCATAGCGCCACAAGGCATTCAGTGTTTCACATCCGGCCGGGTATCGCCGACGAACCGGTCGCGGTTCGGCATTTTGACAGCCGCAAGCGATTTGGCATCGAGCGTCGCATCCGCTCCTACCAGTCCATTCAGGTTCAGAATATACGCGGAGACCGCATAAACCTCCTCATCGCTTAACGATTGCGGCGCGTTCTGCGGCATCGCGCGGCGGATGTAGTCGAACAGCGTCGGCGCATACGGCCAATAGCTACCGACCGTGCGGATCGGCTTTGGCGTTGCGATCGTGCCCTGGCCACCGACGAGCCGGTCACCGAGCCCGCCCTCGCCCTTGTCACCATGGCATGATGCACATTGTTGGGCGAACACCTCGCGCCCATGGCTGACCGAGCCACTTCCGTTCGGCAGATTGCTGCCGTCGCGGCCGATGTCGATATTCCAGCCCGCGATCTCCGCAGCTGTCGCGGGGCGTCCGAGGCCGTACAGGCTTTGTGCTTGCGCTCCGCTCGCGAACGCACACAGCAAGATGACGACAGCAATGCCGCAAGTCTCACGCCAGCGCATTGGTCACCTCGCCGTCAGCCGCGATGCGCCACGGCCAGATCGCGTTATTGTGGTAGAAATAGTTCTCGCCGCGCACCGCGAGCAACTCGGAGAGCGTCGGCTGCACATAGCCGGTCTCGTCGATGGCACGGCTCTGGATCACGGCAGGCTTGCCGTCCCACTGCCAGGGCAGGCGAAAGCGTGTCAACGCTCGCGTCAGCACCGGCTCCTGCAATTGCGCCGATTGCCAACTTTTTCCCTCGTCGACGGACACTTCGACGCGCGCGATCTTGCCATGCCCGCTCCAGGCGATGCCGGTGATCTCGTGGAAGCCGGGCGCGCTCAGACGTTGGCCGCCGGAGGGCCTCGTGATGATCGACTTCGCCTCCATGTAGAACGAAAATTCACGCGCGGTGCCGTCCGGCAGCAGGTCTGTGTATTTCGAGGTCTCCTCGCGCGAGTAAACCGGCTCGGCCGTCACATGCAGGCGGCGCAGCCACTTCACGCTCATATTGCCCTCGAAGCCCGGCAGGAACAGCCGCAGCGGATAGCCCTGCTGCGGGCGCAGCCGCTCGCCGTTCTGGCTGTAGACCAGCATGGCGTCCTCGAGGCATTTCTCGATCGGGATGCTGCGGGTCAGCGCAGCAGCGTCGGCGCCCTCGGCGACAACCCATTTGGCGTCCGGCTTCAACCCGGCCTCCTGGAGCACCAGCTTGAGGCTGACGCCGGTCCATTCTGCACAACTCACCAGACCCACAAGGTCTGACGCGGTCTTGCCGTAAGGCTTGCTGTAGCCGGGATTGCCGGAACATTCGAGAAAGTGGACGTGCGATTCCGACGGGAAACGCCTGAGATCGTCCATTGTGAAGATCAGCGGGCGCTCGACCAGCCCGTGCAGTATCAGCCGGTGCTGGGCCGGATCGATGGTCGGAACGCCGCCATGATGCCGCTCATAGAACAGTCCGTTCGGCGTGATGATGCCATCGAGCTCCTGCAATGG of the Bradyrhizobium sp. WSM1417 genome contains:
- a CDS encoding NRAMP family divalent metal transporter, whose translation is MTDSALTPTKSAPTLLQRLGPGLVTGAADDDPSGIATYSQAGAQFGYGLLWTVFLTTPFMIAIQLVSARIGRVTGKGLAANVMQIAPRWAVLSLVAMLVAANTFNIAADIAAMAEALSLVIGGLNHEHALIFAAGSTLLQVFLPYRRYSPVLKFLTLALFAYVATAFTVKIPWSTALLAAVWPKTNVSADYFMMVVAVLGTTISPYLFFWQASQEVEEMNQGKRDKPLRELKRGGSPELARIRADTLSGMLLSNGIAFFIILTTASVLHANGVTNINSATEAAEALRPLAGDFTFALFATGIIGTGLLAIPVLAGSAAYGVAEIFGWRATLEAKPDEAVGFYTIIAAATAIGFGLGFTGIDSIHMLVWSAVLNGIVAVPIMAMMMLIVSSKAIMGRFKGRSWLVALGWLGTALMALAVLALLGSSAIG
- a CDS encoding mandelate racemase/muconate lactonizing enzyme family protein, whose protein sequence is MTRSSKATSLEILACDAGWRNYHFVKLTTEDGIVGWSEFDEGFGSPGVGAAIQRLSARVVGQNVFRHERIYAELFAATRPAAGGVVAQALGAIENALLDAKAKCLGVPCYELLGGKIRDRVRVYWSHCATWRINHPSWYKPPIENLDGVKAMGREVRENKFTALKTNIFSYDDGKPTGWRPGFGSPFAPEINVDRKILRDLRMHLEAIRDGAGPEVDILLDCNFNAKTEGYLEILRTIADLDMFWIEIDSFNPEALGYIRRQSPHPISSCETLLGLREFLPYFREQAMDVAIIDTPWNGVWQSMKIAAAAEAFEVNVAPHNFYGHLCSMMNAHFCAAVPNLRIMEIDIDRLAWDRELFTHEPEIQNGHLVIPDRPGWGTDPNEEALRAHPPKTSGGLLNYGRKG
- a CDS encoding c-type cytochrome; this translates as MRWRETCGIAVVILLCAFASGAQAQSLYGLGRPATAAEIAGWNIDIGRDGSNLPNGSGSVSHGREVFAQQCASCHGDKGEGGLGDRLVGGQGTIATPKPIRTVGSYWPYAPTLFDYIRRAMPQNAPQSLSDEEVYAVSAYILNLNGLVGADATLDAKSLAAVKMPNRDRFVGDTRPDVKH
- the soxC gene encoding sulfite dehydrogenase: MSSTSDADDKSAGTTRRHFLRGSAAAAGGTVLGAGASVAAGTNNLPPNIPEWMKAPGEPTGGQLYGAPSSFEKGVVKNISKTLKQYISASSRTPLQELDGIITPNGLFYERHHGGVPTIDPAQHRLILHGLVERPLIFTMDDLRRFPSESHVHFLECSGNPGYSKPYGKTASDLVGLVSCAEWTGVSLKLVLQEAGLKPDAKWVVAEGADAAALTRSIPIEKCLEDAMLVYSQNGERLRPQQGYPLRLFLPGFEGNMSVKWLRRLHVTAEPVYSREETSKYTDLLPDGTAREFSFYMEAKSIITRPSGGQRLSAPGFHEITGIAWSGHGKIARVEVSVDEGKSWQSAQLQEPVLTRALTRFRLPWQWDGKPAVIQSRAIDETGYVQPTLSELLAVRGENYFYHNNAIWPWRIAADGEVTNALA